One segment of Pontibacter akesuensis DNA contains the following:
- the folB gene encoding dihydroneopterin aldolase has protein sequence MGQITLEGMEFFAFHGYYDEEQKIGNKYGIDLTIHTDLQRTAASDKLEETVNYEVLYALVLEEMKSPARLLEHLGHRIIDKVYNAFPFVQLVKVDVYKYNPPLGGICKWAKVTLEEAR, from the coding sequence ATGGGGCAGATTACGCTGGAGGGCATGGAGTTTTTTGCCTTCCATGGCTATTATGATGAGGAGCAGAAGATAGGTAACAAGTATGGCATCGACCTGACGATTCATACAGACCTGCAACGAACCGCCGCATCGGATAAGCTGGAAGAAACGGTAAACTACGAAGTGCTGTACGCGCTGGTGCTGGAGGAGATGAAATCTCCGGCCCGCCTGCTCGAGCACCTCGGTCACCGCATTATCGACAAGGTGTATAACGCGTTTCCGTTTGTGCAGCTGGTGAAGGTGGATGTATACAAGTATAACCCGCCCCTCGGTGGTATTTGCAAATGGGCAAAGGTTACGCTGGAGGAAGCAAGATAA